The genome window GCGCCGGCGCCGACCTGGGCGCAATGGAAGGCCGGGGCCATCATTGGCGTGTTGTTGCTCAGTTTCGGTAACGGTGCGGTCAGTGTGGCCGAGCACACGGGCGTGGCGTCCGGGGTCGCGGCGTTGGCGGTGGCGACGGTGCCTTTGTTTACCCTGCTGTGCGGATATTTCTGGGGCGCGCGTAATACCCGTCTGGAATGGGCGGGGATTGTGCTGGGGTTGATCGGCATCGCCATGCTCAACCTCGGTTCCAACCTGCAATCCAGCCCGTTGGGGGCGACCCTGCTGGTGTTCGCCGCGGCCTCCTGGGCCTTCGGCTCGGTGCTCAGCAAGCACCTGCCGCTGCCGGCCGGGGCAATGGCCAGCGCTGTGGAAATGTTGGTGGGCGGTGTGGTGCTGTTGATCGGCAGCGTGGCCAGCGGTGAACACCTGGACAGCATGCCGCCGCTGGAAGGCTGGTTCGCGCTGGCGTACCTGACCTTCTTCGGTTCGATCATCGCCTTCAACGCCTACATGTACCTGCTCAAGCATGTGCGTCCGGCGGCGGCCACCAGCTATGCCTACGTCAACCCGGCCGTGGCGGTGTTGCTGGGCATCGTATTCGCCGGTGAAACCATCGGCATCGAGGAGGCCTTGGCGATGTTGGTGATCATCAGTGCGGTGGTGTTGATCGGTTTGCCGCAGTGGCGCAAACCCAAGCCTGCGCCGGCCGTCTCCTGATTTAGGGTAAACTGCCGCGCATTGCACACCTTGCGCTGATTTTTCCTACGGTATTTCCATGACTTTCGCCACCCTTGGCCTGATCGAACCCTTGCTGCGCGCCCTCGAGACGCTCGGCTACCAGACCCCGACTCCGGTTCAGGCCCAAGCCATGCCGGCAGTGCTCGCCGGTCGCGACCTGATGGCCGCGGCCCAGACCGGTACCGGCAAGACTGCCGGCTTTGCGGTGCCGCTGTTGCAGTTGCTGACCACCGAAGGGCCGAAGGTCGCGGCCAATTCGGTGCGGGCGCTGATCCTGGTGCCGACCCGTGAATTGGCTGAGCAGGTCCATGAAAGCGTGCGTCAGTACGCGCAAAACCTGCCGTTGAGCACCTACGCGGTGTACGGCGGTGTCAGCATCAACCCGCAGATGATGAAGCTGCGCAAAGGCGTCGACCTGCTGGTCGCCACGCCGGGGCGCTTGCTCGATCTGTTCCGCCAGAATGCGCTGAAGTTCAATCAACTGCAGACGTTGGTGTTGGACGAAGCCGACCGCATGCTCGACCTGGGTTTCTCCGAGGAACTGGCGAATATCTACAAGGCCCTGCCGAAGAAACGCCAGACCCTGTTGTTCTCGGCGACCTTTTCCGATGCGATCCGCTTGCTGGCCGGGCAGATGCTCAATGATCCGCTAAGCATTGAAGTGAGCCCGCGCAACGTGGCTGCCAACACCGTCAAGCAATGGGTGGTGACGGTGGACAAGAAGCGCAAGCCGGAATTGTTCGTGCACCTGATGCGCAAGCACAAGTGGAAACAGGTACTGGTATTCGCCAAGACCCGCAACGGCGTCGATGCGCTGGTGGAGAAGCTCCAGGGCCTGGGCGTCAACGCCGACGGTATCCACGGTGACAAGCCCCAGGCCACCCGCCAACGTGCGCTGGACCGCTTCAAGGCCAGCGAGGTGCAGATCCTGGTCGCCACCGACGTCGCCGCCCGTGGCTTGGACATCGAGGATTTGCCGTTGGTGGTGAACTTCGACCTGCCGATCGTGGCCGAGGACTACATCCATCGCATCGGCCGTACCGGCCGGGCGGGCGCTACAGGGCAGGCAATTTCCCTGGTCTGCGCCGATGAAGTGAATCTGCTGTCAGCCATCGAGATGTTGACCCGTCAGACGTTGCCTCGCCAGATGGAACAAGACTTCGAGCCTGAGCACCGCGTGCCGGACACCGATGCCAGCGGCCAGGTGATCAAGAAGCCGAAAAAGCCGAAGAAACCGAAAACCTCCGGTGGTGGCGGCAAGCGCAACCTGGGCAAGTGGGTGGACAGTGGCGACGCTGCGCCGGTGGAGCCTTCGGTCAAGCCTGTGCGCAAAGTGCCGGTGTTCAATACCGGGCCGCGTAAGCGTAAGCCTTGATGGCCTGTCAGGTCTGATAAACCGCTATCGCGAGCAAGCTCGCTCCCACAGTTGATCGGGTTCTGTCAGAAGGATTGCGGTAAATGTGGGCGCGAGCTTGCTCGCGATAGGCGCGCCTTGGTCTTCAACCCTGGCGCTGTAGCCACTCCAGCATTCCCAACCCCGCTGTCCGGCCACTGGCAAAGCATGCCGTGAGCAGGTAGCCGCCGGTCGGCGCTTCCCAGTCGAGCATTTCCCCGGCGCAGAAAACCCCGGGCACTTGCTTGAGCATCAGGCGTTCATCCAGGGCTTCGAACGTCACGCCACCGGCACTGCTGATGGCTTCGTCCAAGGGGCGGGGCTTCACCAGGGTGACCGGCAAGGTCTTGATGGCCTGGGCCAGCCGCGCCGGGTCGGTGAAACACTCGGCCGGCGTGAGCTCGCGCAACAGCGCCGCCTTGACGCCGTCGATCCCCAACTGGCTGTGCAAGTGCTTGGCCATCGAGCGTGAGCCCCGTGGCTTGTTCAGGGCCTGGAGGATTTTATCCACAGGCCGGCCCGGCAACAGGTCCAGATGAATGGTCGCGCTGCCGTATTGGTTGATGGCTTCGCGAATCGCTGCCGACAGGGCATAGACCAGGCTGCCTTCGAGGCCGGTGGCGGTGAGCACGCATTCGCCGAGGCGCGGTACATCGTCGTTCATTCCCATGGCGATGTTCTTGAGTGGGGCGCCAGCGAATTTGCTGATCATCAGGTCGCTCCAGGCCGCTACCTCGAACCCGCAGTTGCTGGGTTGCAGTGGCGCCAGGGCTACGCCGCGTTGTTCCAGCGGTAGCATCCAGGCGCCGTCGGATCCCAGGCGCGACCAACTGCCGCCGCCCAACGCCAGCAAGGTGGCCTTGGGGTGCAGGGTTTTGTCGCCTTCCGGGGAGGCGATGCGCAAGCTGCCATCCGGGTTCCAGCCGAGCCAGCGATGACGCGTGTGGATCACCACGCCAGCATCGCGCAGGCGCTTGAGCCAGGCGCGCAACAGCGGGGCGGCCTTCATGTCGGTAGGAAATACCCGCCCGGAGCTGCCGACAAAGGTGTCGATGCCCAGCCCGTGGATCCATGTGCATAACTCATCCGCCCCGAATGCCCGCAACAGCGGCGCGAGGTTTGGCGCGCGTTCGGCGTAGCGGGACAGGAAAGCCGGAAAGGCTTCGGAGTGGGTGATGTTCATGCCGCCCACGCCGGCCAGCAGGAATTTCCTGCCCACCGATGGCATGCCGTCGTACAGGTCGACTCGCAGGCCGGCCTGGCTCAACACCTCGGCCGCCATCAGGCCAGCGGGGCCGCCGCCGATGATGGCGATGTCTGAGGGGGAGGGCTTGGCGGTCGAGGTCATGATTTGAACTGTGGGGGCTGGGGTAGGCGGGGCATTCTACCAGCACAGATCCCGGTGGGAGCGAGCTTGCTCGCGATAGCGGTGTGTCAGCGGCATTGATGTAGCGGACCCTTCGCTTTCGCGAGCAAGCTCGCTCCCACAACTGGGTCGGTAGGTGTTGTTGAGAACTCTGATCAAAAAACAGCCAAGCCCCTGCAAGCTATAGGCAATATAGCCTGTAGGCCGTTTCGCTCAGGTTATCCACAGGCCGCTCCACAGGCATTGTGGGTAAAGCCCAGGTTTCAGTGACAACCTGATGACGTCCAGACCCTTTGTGCGCTGTGGTGCAGGATCCCGTGGCGGCGAGCCAGGGCCTGACGGTCCTTGCTGTAGCCACCGCCGATCACGCCGACCACCGGGATGTCGCGGCCCAGGCAATGGCGCATGACGCTCTCGTCCCGGGCGGCGAGGCCTTCGTCGGTCAGTTTCAGGTAACCGAGGGCGTCGTCCTTGTGCACGTCGACGCCGGCGTCATACAGCACCAGATCCGGCTGGTAGAGCGGCAGCAGGTAGTTGAGCGCGTCGTCCACCACCTTCAGGTAGGCGGCGTCCTCCATGCCCATCGGCAGGGGAATGTCCCAATCGCTGTGCGCCTTGCGTGCGGGAAAATTCTTTTCGCAGTGCAAGGAAACTGTCACGGCGTCCGGGGTGTCATGGAGTATTCGGGCGGTGCCGTCGCCCTGATGCACATCGCAATCGAAAATCAGCACCCGTGAAACCCGACCGCTGGCCAGGAAATAACGGCTGATCACCGCCAGGTCGTTGAAAATGCAGAACCCGGCCGGGTGGTCGTAGTGGGCGTGATGGGTGCCGCCGGCCAAGTGACAGGCCAGTCCGTGTTCAAGGGCTTGTTCGGCGGCCAGCAGCGAGCCGCCCACGGCGCGCACCGTTCGGCGGGCCAGGGCCTCGCTCCAGGGCAGGCCAAGTCGCCGTTGGTCTTCGCGGGACAACTCGCCGCCCATGTAGCGTTCGATATAGGCACGGTCGTGGGCCAGGGCGAGGATGTCCGGCGGACACAGCGCCGGACGCAACAGGTCCGCGTCACGGGTCAGGCCGCTGTCCACCAGGTGATCGCGTAGCAGGCGAAACTTGTCCATGGGGAAACGGTGTTCCGCCGGGAATTCGGGGCTGTAGTCTTCGTGATAGATCAGCGGCAGTGACATGGTGTTTTCAGTAGTGATTGAGTGACGGATCCTACCAGCGATGTAGACTCTGGAGCATGGAAAGGGAGTGAAGATGGAGCCGATACTGGAACTGGAAAGCGCACGGTTGCTCTTGCGGCAGTGGCGCGATGATGACTTGCCGGAATTTGCCGCCATGTGCGCCGACCCGCAGGTGATGCGTTATTTCCCGGAACGCCTGAGCCGCCTGGAAAGCGCCGCCCTGATCGGCCGCGTGCGGGGGCATTTCGCCGAGCATGGTTTTGGTTTGTGGGCGCTGGAACGCAAGGACACCGGGGACTTCATCGGCTTTACCGGGCTCGGTGTGGTCGGGTTCGACGCGCCGTTCACGCCGGCCATCGAAATCGGCTGGC of Pseudomonas fluorescens contains these proteins:
- the yedA gene encoding drug/metabolite exporter YedA, whose protein sequence is MPGPRRFPLPLIAAFFALYVIWGSTYLVIRIGVEHWPPLLLAGIRFVLAGSLMYGFLRWRGAPAPTWAQWKAGAIIGVLLLSFGNGAVSVAEHTGVASGVAALAVATVPLFTLLCGYFWGARNTRLEWAGIVLGLIGIAMLNLGSNLQSSPLGATLLVFAAASWAFGSVLSKHLPLPAGAMASAVEMLVGGVVLLIGSVASGEHLDSMPPLEGWFALAYLTFFGSIIAFNAYMYLLKHVRPAAATSYAYVNPAVAVLLGIVFAGETIGIEEALAMLVIISAVVLIGLPQWRKPKPAPAVS
- a CDS encoding DEAD/DEAH box helicase, with product MTFATLGLIEPLLRALETLGYQTPTPVQAQAMPAVLAGRDLMAAAQTGTGKTAGFAVPLLQLLTTEGPKVAANSVRALILVPTRELAEQVHESVRQYAQNLPLSTYAVYGGVSINPQMMKLRKGVDLLVATPGRLLDLFRQNALKFNQLQTLVLDEADRMLDLGFSEELANIYKALPKKRQTLLFSATFSDAIRLLAGQMLNDPLSIEVSPRNVAANTVKQWVVTVDKKRKPELFVHLMRKHKWKQVLVFAKTRNGVDALVEKLQGLGVNADGIHGDKPQATRQRALDRFKASEVQILVATDVAARGLDIEDLPLVVNFDLPIVAEDYIHRIGRTGRAGATGQAISLVCADEVNLLSAIEMLTRQTLPRQMEQDFEPEHRVPDTDASGQVIKKPKKPKKPKTSGGGGKRNLGKWVDSGDAAPVEPSVKPVRKVPVFNTGPRKRKP
- a CDS encoding TIGR03862 family flavoprotein; this encodes MTSTAKPSPSDIAIIGGGPAGLMAAEVLSQAGLRVDLYDGMPSVGRKFLLAGVGGMNITHSEAFPAFLSRYAERAPNLAPLLRAFGADELCTWIHGLGIDTFVGSSGRVFPTDMKAAPLLRAWLKRLRDAGVVIHTRHRWLGWNPDGSLRIASPEGDKTLHPKATLLALGGGSWSRLGSDGAWMLPLEQRGVALAPLQPSNCGFEVAAWSDLMISKFAGAPLKNIAMGMNDDVPRLGECVLTATGLEGSLVYALSAAIREAINQYGSATIHLDLLPGRPVDKILQALNKPRGSRSMAKHLHSQLGIDGVKAALLRELTPAECFTDPARLAQAIKTLPVTLVKPRPLDEAISSAGGVTFEALDERLMLKQVPGVFCAGEMLDWEAPTGGYLLTACFASGRTAGLGMLEWLQRQG
- a CDS encoding histone deacetylase; amino-acid sequence: MSLPLIYHEDYSPEFPAEHRFPMDKFRLLRDHLVDSGLTRDADLLRPALCPPDILALAHDRAYIERYMGGELSREDQRRLGLPWSEALARRTVRAVGGSLLAAEQALEHGLACHLAGGTHHAHYDHPAGFCIFNDLAVISRYFLASGRVSRVLIFDCDVHQGDGTARILHDTPDAVTVSLHCEKNFPARKAHSDWDIPLPMGMEDAAYLKVVDDALNYLLPLYQPDLVLYDAGVDVHKDDALGYLKLTDEGLAARDESVMRHCLGRDIPVVGVIGGGYSKDRQALARRHGILHHSAQRVWTSSGCH
- a CDS encoding GNAT family N-acetyltransferase, which produces MEPILELESARLLLRQWRDDDLPEFAAMCADPQVMRYFPERLSRLESAALIGRVRGHFAEHGFGLWALERKDTGDFIGFTGLGVVGFDAPFTPAIEIGWRLAREHWGLGYASEAAWTALRCAFDQLTLDEVVAFTAVDNLPSQKVMQAIGMQHAPADDFEHPTLAVGHPLRHHVLYRINREQWLQTLHG